In a single window of the Paenibacillus sp. MMS20-IR301 genome:
- a CDS encoding deoxynucleoside kinase → MKHAPFIAVEGPIGAGKTTLATMLASEMQLPVIKEIVDENPFLDKFYQNMDDWSFQLEMFFLCNRFKQLEDTTTQYIDKGKPVISDYHIYKNLIFGERTLKGSKRDKYREIYHILTDDFPKPDIIFYIRADLDTLLARIAKRARTFEEIIAPAYLQQLIEDYDDAMASLARREPSTVIITIDGNKVDFVENPEDFAAIAAQLKELMK, encoded by the coding sequence ATGAAACATGCACCTTTTATTGCAGTGGAGGGTCCGATCGGAGCCGGTAAAACTACCCTAGCCACTATGCTTGCCAGTGAAATGCAGCTTCCGGTCATTAAAGAAATCGTCGACGAAAATCCGTTTCTGGACAAGTTCTATCAGAATATGGACGACTGGAGCTTCCAGCTGGAGATGTTCTTTCTCTGCAACCGGTTTAAGCAGCTTGAAGACACTACGACCCAGTACATAGATAAAGGTAAGCCGGTCATTTCGGATTATCATATTTATAAGAATCTGATTTTTGGGGAACGGACACTGAAGGGATCGAAACGGGACAAATACCGGGAGATCTATCATATCCTGACCGATGATTTTCCGAAGCCGGATATTATTTTCTACATTCGTGCCGACCTGGATACGCTGCTGGCCCGGATCGCCAAGCGTGCGCGGACGTTCGAGGAGATTATTGCCCCTGCGTACCTGCAGCAGCTGATCGAGGATTATGATGATGCAATGGCTTCACTGGCCCGCCGCGAACCCTCTACAGTCATTATTACCATTGACGGCAATAAGGTTGATTTTGTAGAGAACCCGGAAGACTTCGCCGCGATTGCGGCACAATTAAAGGAGCTTATGAAATGA
- the nspC gene encoding carboxynorspermidine decarboxylase — translation MDIDISTLPSPAYLVDERLLTKNLETLNYVQERSGAKILLAQKGFSMHSMYPLVGKYLHGVTSSSLFEARLGFEEMGKEVHVYAPAYVDREFDELLGYSDHIVFNSFDQWNRFKERVQNAPKEISCGIRVNPEYSEIEVPLYDPCYNYSRMGVTLPNFRPEELDGIDGLHFHTMCEQNSDTLERTLKVVEEKFGQYLHGMKWLNFGGGHHITRPDYDLDTLIKCILHMKETYNVEIYLEPGEAIALNTGYLVATVLDTMHNGMDIAILDTSAECHMPDVLAMPYRPGIIGAGQPGEFAYTYRLGGMTCLAGDVIGDYSFPEPLKYGDKLIFTDMAHYSMVKNHMFNGVNLPAIASYNEEEGIKVIREFEYSDFSGRLS, via the coding sequence ATCGATATCGATATCAGCACGCTGCCGTCCCCGGCCTATCTTGTGGATGAACGCCTGCTGACGAAGAATCTGGAAACGCTGAATTACGTGCAGGAGCGCAGCGGAGCAAAGATTCTTCTGGCCCAAAAAGGCTTCTCCATGCATTCCATGTACCCGCTGGTCGGCAAATATCTGCATGGCGTAACCTCCAGCTCACTCTTCGAAGCGCGTCTTGGCTTCGAGGAGATGGGCAAAGAGGTCCATGTCTATGCGCCGGCTTATGTAGACCGCGAGTTCGACGAGCTGCTTGGCTACAGTGACCACATTGTGTTCAACTCGTTTGACCAGTGGAACCGGTTCAAGGAGCGGGTGCAAAACGCACCGAAGGAGATCAGCTGCGGCATCCGTGTGAATCCGGAGTATTCCGAGATTGAAGTGCCGCTGTATGATCCTTGCTACAACTACTCCCGGATGGGCGTGACCCTGCCGAACTTCCGGCCGGAAGAGCTGGACGGCATCGACGGACTGCATTTCCATACGATGTGTGAACAGAACTCTGATACCCTGGAGCGTACGCTCAAGGTTGTGGAAGAGAAGTTCGGCCAGTATCTGCACGGGATGAAGTGGCTGAACTTCGGCGGCGGGCATCATATTACCCGTCCCGATTATGATCTGGATACGCTGATCAAGTGCATTCTGCATATGAAGGAAACGTACAATGTGGAGATCTACCTGGAGCCGGGTGAGGCAATTGCCCTCAATACCGGATATCTGGTAGCCACTGTGCTGGACACCATGCATAACGGGATGGATATCGCGATCCTCGATACCTCTGCCGAATGCCATATGCCGGATGTGCTGGCGATGCCTTACCGTCCGGGCATTATCGGTGCCGGACAGCCGGGCGAATTCGCCTACACCTACCGGCTCGGCGGCATGACCTGCCTGGCCGGAGACGTGATCGGCGATTACTCCTTCCCGGAGCCGCTGAAATACGGCGACAAGCTCATCTTCACCGACATGGCGCATTATTCCATGGTGAAGAACCACATGTTCAACGGTGTGAACCTGCCGGCCATCGCTTCCTACAATGAGGAAGAGGGCATCAAGGTGATCCGCGAGTTCGAGTACAGCGACTTTAGCGGCCGTTTGTCTTAA
- a CDS encoding stalk domain-containing protein, with protein MKKRNLLLSLIMGMTAILSICTPETGSAASASGIASYGANHLIKDDGSLWVWGDTRSVPTQVQGLSDVQASFPLQNGVLAVTKDGSVWKWKSSLQLSETAVTPAEEMRNVTGLQGIYPRYVAVTGEGAVYTSVTSSDGITIPPFSAVSGIDQVSAVSQYYENNKLNNKYSSWQRYLFLKTDGTVWTTYDEFASFSPVANLTDIVKLEGNYALRKDGSVWTWPIQNVYAPETLSDPAVVTAAPMSGLTDIHALFNNGRTRLAIDGQSRLWFWGSTVTGYSDGTTYGDQPNPVVFSKISKVTDAYIVEHSIVALTSDGKVYAASIETDKLPADAAFTLLASDVQSMKGGGRHLIMQKKDGTLWGWGVNKNAQLGYATYEFSYPAPVPMQKPISVTLNGEPVAFTNGVITRGGQNFIPLRSLFSKMGATVGYSADKIATITGTTAEGKSPITIVINTVNGNTTVNNKSVRLDNPPFVVNGAVYLPLRFISEQLGATVEWLPQEGRIVISLK; from the coding sequence ATGAAAAAAAGAAATCTGCTTCTGAGCTTGATCATGGGTATGACCGCAATTCTGAGCATTTGTACTCCAGAGACCGGCTCAGCTGCAAGTGCCTCCGGAATCGCCTCTTACGGAGCCAATCATCTGATTAAAGATGACGGTTCTCTCTGGGTCTGGGGCGACACCAGATCTGTCCCTACACAGGTGCAGGGGTTAAGTGATGTGCAAGCTTCATTCCCCCTGCAGAACGGTGTGTTGGCAGTCACTAAGGATGGGAGCGTCTGGAAGTGGAAGAGTAGCCTCCAACTATCGGAAACAGCAGTTACGCCGGCTGAAGAAATGAGGAATGTTACCGGATTGCAAGGTATATACCCCCGTTATGTAGCAGTAACTGGAGAAGGCGCGGTTTATACTTCAGTTACATCATCAGACGGAATAACAATTCCCCCTTTTTCCGCGGTATCGGGTATTGATCAGGTCTCGGCTGTCTCTCAATATTACGAGAACAACAAGCTGAACAATAAGTACAGCAGCTGGCAGCGTTACCTGTTCCTGAAGACAGACGGTACAGTCTGGACAACCTATGATGAGTTCGCCAGCTTTAGTCCTGTTGCGAATCTCACAGATATCGTTAAGCTTGAGGGAAATTATGCGCTCCGCAAGGACGGCAGCGTCTGGACTTGGCCGATTCAGAATGTGTATGCACCAGAAACCTTGAGTGATCCCGCCGTGGTAACTGCCGCCCCGATGTCCGGCCTAACGGATATTCATGCTTTGTTTAACAACGGACGTACCCGGCTCGCGATTGACGGACAGTCCCGTTTATGGTTCTGGGGCTCTACGGTTACAGGATACTCAGATGGAACTACTTATGGCGATCAGCCTAATCCAGTAGTCTTTTCTAAGATCAGCAAAGTAACCGATGCCTACATCGTTGAACACTCGATTGTTGCGCTGACCTCGGATGGTAAGGTTTATGCCGCTTCCATTGAGACGGATAAGCTGCCCGCTGACGCCGCGTTCACCCTGCTCGCTTCCGATGTTCAGTCTATGAAGGGCGGCGGAAGACATCTTATTATGCAAAAGAAAGACGGAACCCTGTGGGGCTGGGGTGTGAACAAAAATGCCCAGCTCGGATACGCCACCTATGAATTCAGCTACCCTGCCCCTGTCCCGATGCAAAAGCCAATCTCCGTCACGCTGAACGGCGAGCCGGTCGCCTTCACTAACGGAGTCATTACCCGGGGCGGACAGAACTTCATCCCGCTGCGTTCGCTGTTCAGCAAGATGGGGGCTACTGTCGGTTATTCAGCGGACAAAATCGCGACGATTACCGGTACCACTGCGGAAGGTAAATCGCCAATAACGATTGTGATCAATACCGTTAATGGAAACACAACAGTCAATAATAAAAGCGTTAGGCTCGACAATCCCCCTTTTGTAGTCAATGGTGCAGTCTATCTTCCGCTGCGCTTCATCAGCGAACAGCTTGGGGCCACTGTGGAATGGCTGCCACAGGAAGGGCGGATCGTGATTAGTCTGAAGTAG
- a CDS encoding saccharopine dehydrogenase family protein, with the protein MGKALIIGAGGVASVVVHKCCQNPDVFEEICIASRTVAKCDALKEKLDGGQTKISTAQLDADNTEEVIELIKSFQPDVVINVALPYQDLTIMDACLATGVHYVDTANYEPQDTAKFEYSWQWAYKERFEKAGITALLGSGFDPGVTGVFTAYALKHYFDEIHTIDIVDANAGDHGYPFATNFNPEINIREITANGRYFENGEWIETAPLSEKKVYDLPEIGPKDIYLLYHEELESLAVNIPGVKKIRFWMTFSQNYLTHLKVLENVGMTSIEPINYEGKEIIPLQFLKAILPDPASLGPRTKGKTNIGCIIQGTKDGQPKTYYVYNVCDHEECYREVGSQAISYTTGVPAMIGAMMIIKGIWNKPGVHNIEEFDPDPFMEALNKHGLPWQEDFSPTLLD; encoded by the coding sequence GTGGGAAAAGCGTTAATTATTGGCGCTGGCGGTGTAGCAAGCGTTGTTGTGCATAAATGCTGCCAGAACCCGGATGTATTCGAAGAAATCTGTATTGCCAGCCGTACGGTCGCGAAATGCGATGCTCTGAAGGAGAAACTGGATGGCGGCCAGACGAAGATTTCTACGGCTCAGCTTGATGCGGACAACACGGAAGAGGTTATTGAGCTGATCAAGAGCTTCCAGCCGGATGTCGTGATTAATGTGGCTCTTCCTTACCAGGATCTGACGATCATGGATGCTTGCCTGGCTACCGGAGTGCATTATGTAGATACAGCTAACTACGAACCGCAGGATACCGCGAAATTCGAGTATTCCTGGCAGTGGGCGTATAAGGAAAGATTCGAGAAGGCCGGAATTACAGCGCTGCTCGGCAGCGGCTTTGACCCTGGCGTAACCGGTGTGTTCACTGCGTATGCCCTGAAGCATTACTTTGACGAGATTCATACGATTGATATTGTCGATGCGAACGCGGGCGACCATGGTTATCCGTTTGCAACCAACTTCAATCCTGAAATCAATATCCGTGAGATTACAGCGAACGGACGTTACTTCGAGAACGGCGAGTGGATTGAGACTGCACCATTGTCCGAGAAAAAAGTATACGATCTCCCGGAGATCGGTCCGAAGGATATCTATCTTTTGTACCATGAAGAGCTGGAGTCCCTGGCTGTAAATATTCCTGGCGTCAAAAAAATCCGCTTCTGGATGACCTTCTCGCAGAACTATCTGACTCACCTGAAGGTGCTTGAGAATGTCGGCATGACTTCGATCGAGCCAATCAACTATGAAGGTAAAGAAATTATTCCTTTGCAGTTCCTGAAGGCGATTCTGCCTGACCCGGCTTCCCTGGGACCAAGAACCAAAGGTAAAACGAATATCGGCTGCATTATTCAAGGTACCAAAGACGGCCAGCCTAAAACGTATTATGTCTACAATGTCTGCGATCATGAGGAGTGCTACAGAGAGGTTGGCTCCCAGGCCATTTCCTACACTACCGGCGTTCCTGCAATGATCGGGGCGATGATGATTATCAAAGGCATCTGGAATAAGCCGGGTGTACACAATATCGAAGAATTCGATCCGGATCCGTTCATGGAAGCTCTTAACAAACACGGTCTGCCTTGGCAAGAAGATTTCTCGCCGACGCTGCTGGATTAG
- a CDS encoding SMI1/KNR4 family protein yields the protein MKDVTELIQQISGLPDCKVISASGLPVTEGYSLPADVRRFYELCGGMQLFVSKNYHCQIVPPDEFVLSNPVIIGEVVEDDITSDWFIVAHDGNGDYLSIDLHPQRLGKCYDSFWDRHGVVGECQVVARSFTELLNQLVQNNGERWYWLDEDFPPLGDAYDGISDDPLE from the coding sequence CTGAAGGATGTTACAGAACTAATTCAGCAAATTTCGGGCCTGCCTGACTGTAAAGTTATTTCAGCATCAGGTCTGCCCGTAACAGAAGGCTATTCGCTTCCTGCGGATGTTCGGAGATTCTATGAGCTTTGCGGGGGTATGCAACTTTTTGTGAGCAAAAATTATCACTGCCAGATCGTCCCACCGGACGAATTCGTCTTATCGAACCCCGTTATTATCGGTGAAGTCGTTGAGGATGATATTACCTCGGACTGGTTCATCGTTGCTCATGACGGCAATGGTGACTATCTTTCGATCGATCTGCATCCTCAGCGGCTAGGGAAATGTTACGATAGCTTTTGGGACAGACACGGGGTCGTTGGGGAGTGCCAGGTAGTGGCCCGCTCCTTTACGGAGCTCCTGAATCAGCTGGTGCAGAATAACGGCGAACGCTGGTACTGGCTGGATGAGGATTTCCCGCCGCTCGGAGATGCTTATGATGGAATTAGTGATGACCCGCTCGAGTAA
- a CDS encoding deoxynucleoside kinase translates to MNRYNIPDNAIITVAGTVGVGKSTLTAALAERLNFQTSLEQVDHNPYLEKFYHDFERWSFHLQIYFLAERFKEQKKMFELGGGFVQDRSIYEDTGIFAKMHADQGTMSKTDYETYTSLYEAMVMTPYFPHPDVLIYIEGSLPSILTRINERGREMEIQTDVSYWEHMHGRYSQWINEFSACPVLRLNIDEYDVKDADSMANILDKVGAAIGRTAVGK, encoded by the coding sequence ATGAACAGATATAACATCCCGGATAACGCAATCATTACTGTAGCGGGCACAGTAGGTGTCGGCAAATCGACGCTGACCGCAGCACTGGCGGAGCGCCTGAATTTCCAGACATCACTGGAGCAGGTGGATCACAATCCGTACCTGGAGAAGTTCTATCATGATTTCGAGCGGTGGAGCTTCCACCTGCAGATCTATTTCCTCGCAGAACGCTTCAAGGAGCAGAAGAAGATGTTCGAGCTGGGCGGCGGGTTTGTGCAGGACCGTTCGATTTATGAGGACACCGGGATTTTTGCTAAAATGCATGCCGATCAGGGTACAATGTCAAAGACCGACTATGAGACGTATACGAGTCTTTATGAAGCTATGGTGATGACGCCGTATTTCCCGCATCCCGATGTACTGATCTATATTGAAGGCAGCCTGCCTTCGATCCTGACCCGGATCAACGAGCGCGGACGTGAGATGGAGATTCAGACGGATGTCTCTTACTGGGAGCATATGCACGGACGGTATTCCCAGTGGATTAACGAATTCAGCGCCTGTCCGGTGCTGCGGCTGAACATCGACGAATATGATGTGAAGGATGCAGACTCTATGGCGAATATCCTGGATAAGGTTGGCGCGGCGATTGGCCGGACTGCGGTGGGGAAGTAA